One part of the Enterococcus sp. DIV1094 genome encodes these proteins:
- a CDS encoding alpha/beta fold hydrolase, translated as MNPIILKRTIKNIPVLEVVQKELKSEKIPVVIYYHGWQTSKELVLTQGRKMAKKGMRVLLPDAMNHGERKQPVSKIPSFTFWSSIYGNLFEFDTLIEHLRKRELLSDKLAVGGVSMGGMTTCALLAKHPEITGGICLMGSPAPPEYGKEISRRAQEYHYKLPDDYFDLISWVNHYDLSMHPEKLAGRPLFFWHGEKDEKIPYQQVAKFVEKNKDESYGKGIVFRASSEKRHMVEVPLMEEAAEFLSDMMESTLQ; from the coding sequence TGAAGTCAGAAAAAATCCCAGTAGTGATCTATTATCATGGCTGGCAGACGAGTAAGGAACTTGTGTTGACGCAAGGAAGAAAAATGGCAAAAAAAGGAATGAGAGTCTTACTCCCCGATGCCATGAATCATGGAGAACGGAAGCAACCGGTGTCAAAAATCCCTTCCTTTACTTTTTGGAGTAGTATTTACGGGAATCTATTTGAATTCGATACATTGATCGAACATTTAAGAAAACGTGAACTTCTTTCAGACAAATTGGCAGTGGGTGGTGTATCGATGGGTGGCATGACCACATGTGCCTTATTGGCAAAGCACCCTGAGATCACTGGCGGTATCTGCTTGATGGGATCACCAGCACCACCTGAATATGGTAAAGAAATCTCACGTAGAGCGCAAGAATACCACTACAAGTTGCCAGATGATTACTTCGACTTGATTTCATGGGTCAATCATTACGATCTATCGATGCACCCAGAAAAATTAGCCGGACGTCCTTTGTTTTTCTGGCATGGCGAAAAAGATGAGAAAATCCCTTATCAGCAAGTAGCTAAATTTGTAGAAAAAAATAAGGATGAGTCTTACGGCAAGGGCATCGTCTTTCGTGCCTCTTCGGAGAAACGTCATATGGTAGAAGTCCCATTGATGGAAGAAGCTGCAGAGTTTTTGAGTGACATGATGGAGAGTACTTTACAATAA
- a CDS encoding LacI family DNA-binding transcriptional regulator, giving the protein MPTLADVAKRANVSKMTVSRVINHPEQVTDELKELVFTAMAELDYRPNIAAKALVSNRSQIIKLFILEEIDTTEPYYMNLLMGIAKRIGKEHYSLQLVTNDAFDVGSCDGYIITGVRERDFDWINRLEKPVVLFGENRMGYDYVDSDNQYGTAKATQYALEVGYQTVVYIGIDEAEPFELSREAGYLKVMEEAGLIPRMLRFDNHSTTPEKYITEHWDEFTDKTCFVCSSDRLALGIVRGITQVGGQLPEQFGVIGFDGVFLDQISSPKLTTVKQDIIRMGEVCGEMLLKKISEKGASQGYRHFFPELIIRETTRKR; this is encoded by the coding sequence ATGCCAACGTTAGCAGATGTAGCTAAACGAGCAAATGTCTCAAAAATGACAGTTTCTCGGGTGATCAATCATCCAGAGCAAGTGACGGATGAACTAAAAGAATTAGTTTTTACAGCGATGGCTGAGCTTGATTATCGCCCAAATATTGCAGCAAAAGCCTTAGTTTCAAACCGTTCGCAAATCATCAAGTTGTTTATTCTTGAAGAAATCGATACGACAGAACCTTATTATATGAATTTACTTATGGGAATCGCCAAAAGAATTGGGAAAGAACATTATTCCTTACAATTAGTGACCAATGATGCGTTTGATGTGGGGTCTTGTGATGGCTATATCATTACGGGTGTGCGTGAAAGAGATTTTGATTGGATCAATCGCTTGGAAAAGCCAGTCGTCTTATTTGGCGAGAATCGCATGGGCTACGATTATGTCGATAGCGACAATCAATATGGAACTGCCAAAGCGACCCAATATGCTTTAGAAGTTGGTTACCAAACGGTCGTGTATATTGGTATCGATGAAGCAGAGCCTTTTGAATTATCTAGAGAAGCGGGTTATTTAAAAGTAATGGAAGAAGCTGGCTTAATACCGAGAATGTTACGTTTTGATAATCATTCGACCACACCAGAAAAATATATCACCGAGCATTGGGATGAATTTACAGATAAGACTTGTTTTGTTTGTAGCTCTGATCGCTTGGCACTAGGCATCGTTCGTGGTATCACGCAAGTAGGCGGGCAATTACCAGAACAATTTGGAGTGATTGGTTTTGATGGCGTATTTCTTGATCAAATCAGTTCGCCCAAGCTGACGACCGTCAAGCAAGACATTATTCGGATGGGTGAAGTTTGCGGCGAAATGCTACTGAAAAAAATTAGCGAAAAAGGAGCGAGTCAAGGCTATCGCCATTTTTTCCCCGAGTTGATCATTCGTGAAACGACAAGAAAGCGATAA
- a CDS encoding zinc-binding alcohol dehydrogenase family protein has translation MAVSSSMKRFGFTRDTPYPGLVEEEIVTPEPGEHDLLIEVVALSINPVDTKRREIVKAETFTVLGYDSVGYVRKVGTAVTDFEVNDRVYYAGTTQRGGSQQEYQLVDARIVAKAPQNLTDEEVAAIPLTALTAYELLFEKFHLIPQKGGNEGKELLVINGGGGVGSIMTQLAKWAGMKVYATASPQNFGWLEKNGVDVPLDYHHSLYDQLAEVGVEGVDHIAVLYDIEPYVSEIERIIQPLGHIGMIVNTKEKIDLNGFKNDSISFHWEYVFTKTDHDKEIATQGAILKKLAQLFEANQLHSHVTTVYSKGITRASLEQAMAAVSKGSQQGKLVVSGGFPKAAH, from the coding sequence ATGGCTGTTTCCTCATCAATGAAAAGATTTGGTTTTACTCGTGACACACCTTACCCAGGATTGGTTGAAGAAGAAATCGTGACGCCAGAACCTGGCGAACATGACTTGTTGATTGAAGTCGTTGCTCTCTCAATCAACCCTGTAGATACAAAGCGAAGAGAAATCGTTAAAGCAGAAACCTTTACAGTCTTAGGTTATGATAGCGTGGGTTATGTACGAAAAGTAGGTACAGCTGTGACGGATTTTGAAGTGAATGATCGTGTCTATTATGCCGGTACGACGCAACGCGGAGGCAGTCAGCAAGAGTATCAATTAGTTGATGCGCGCATCGTTGCGAAAGCACCACAGAATCTGACGGACGAAGAAGTCGCTGCGATCCCGCTGACTGCATTGACTGCGTATGAACTGCTATTTGAAAAATTTCATCTGATTCCGCAAAAAGGAGGAAATGAAGGCAAAGAGTTATTGGTGATCAACGGAGGCGGTGGTGTCGGTTCGATCATGACACAGTTAGCAAAATGGGCAGGTATGAAAGTCTATGCTACCGCTAGCCCGCAAAACTTTGGATGGCTGGAAAAAAATGGTGTAGATGTTCCTCTGGATTACCATCATTCTCTCTATGACCAATTAGCAGAAGTTGGGGTCGAAGGTGTGGATCATATCGCTGTACTCTATGATATCGAACCCTATGTATCAGAAATTGAAAGAATCATTCAACCACTCGGGCATATCGGGATGATCGTCAATACAAAAGAAAAAATCGATCTAAATGGCTTTAAAAATGACTCGATCAGCTTCCATTGGGAGTATGTGTTTACAAAAACGGATCATGACAAAGAAATCGCCACACAAGGAGCGATTTTAAAGAAATTGGCGCAACTCTTTGAAGCGAACCAGCTCCATAGTCATGTCACAACGGTTTACTCAAAGGGCATCACCAGAGCTTCACTTGAACAAGCGATGGCGGCAGTTAGTAAAGGAAGCCAACAAGGAAAATTAGTAGTCTCTGGTGGATTCCCAAAGGCGGCTCACTGA
- a CDS encoding YitT family protein gives MKHIKFLLDLCGIILGAALYGLAVTGINLPSKLADGGVTGIALLLNHLFGFAPSITSLIINLPLLLVSLFIFGKHSFIRTIVGTFSLVFFLHVWENLNVHFAVGNLLVNSLMTGVLSGIGCGLVFRFGGSTGGTDIIYQAIEKYYHVNIGKSLFIITFGILIVSLMYLDFTHFAYTLLSCSILSYTLNKVKYLRISNPFKKITSTTATVNPLEPMEEPYLD, from the coding sequence ATGAAACATATCAAATTTTTATTAGACTTATGCGGAATTATTTTAGGGGCAGCTCTTTACGGATTGGCAGTCACTGGAATCAATCTCCCTTCAAAATTAGCTGACGGTGGTGTTACAGGTATTGCTCTTTTACTAAATCATTTATTTGGCTTTGCGCCCTCTATCACCTCGCTGATCATAAATTTACCTTTATTGCTGGTTTCCTTATTTATTTTTGGAAAACATTCATTTATTCGAACGATAGTCGGAACATTTTCTTTGGTCTTCTTTTTACATGTATGGGAAAATCTGAACGTTCATTTTGCTGTCGGAAACTTGCTTGTGAATAGTCTAATGACCGGGGTTCTTTCGGGGATCGGTTGCGGGCTAGTCTTTCGTTTTGGAGGAAGTACAGGCGGAACAGATATCATTTATCAAGCGATTGAAAAATACTACCATGTAAATATTGGCAAAAGCCTATTTATTATCACTTTTGGTATTTTAATTGTCTCTTTGATGTATTTGGATTTCACTCATTTTGCGTATACTCTTTTAAGCTGTTCGATTTTATCTTATACATTGAATAAAGTGAAGTATCTCAGAATCTCAAATCCTTTCAAAAAAATCACATCTACAACAGCAACAGTGAATCCATTAGAACCTATGGAAGAACCTTACTTAGATTAA
- a CDS encoding ABC transporter permease/substrate-binding protein, with the protein MNTFIETLSERKEELLAATFQHLSISLIALLIAAVIAIPLAIWAVSHKRMAEFLLQVTSVLQTIPSLALLGLLIPFVGIGTLPALIALILYALLPIFQSTYIGLAEIDPSIEEAAVAFGMSRFRRLIKVELPIALPVIISGIRTALVLIIGTATLAALIGAGGLGTFILLGIDRNTPVLTLIGAISSALLAIIFSSLIRLLQHLRPRYTMLVLGLILTVVAGASIYQTSFFKQEKITIAGKLGAEPDILIQMYKGLIEEETDAEVELKPNFGKTSFLFSALENQQIDIYPEFTGTVLESLVQVPDTLREKKLTKEETYQEANKLLSEQFSMTLLKPMAYQNTYALAVKRDFAEENQLRTISDLAKIENQIRAGFTLEFIDRADGYKGIQELYQLDFLSVQSMEPSLRYQAINNGDVNVVDAYSTDSELKQYDLIVLEDDRGLFPTYQGAPLMNEDFANEHPEVVTALEKLSGKITEEQMQTMNYQVNVEKKQPAEVARQFLVDQGLVKEGNN; encoded by the coding sequence ATGAATACGTTTATCGAAACGCTCAGTGAGAGAAAAGAAGAGTTACTTGCAGCTACATTCCAGCACTTATCTATATCATTGATTGCCTTACTGATCGCCGCAGTGATTGCGATCCCATTGGCTATTTGGGCAGTAAGCCACAAACGAATGGCAGAATTTTTATTACAAGTCACAAGTGTACTGCAAACCATTCCCTCACTTGCACTTTTAGGATTATTGATCCCATTTGTGGGGATCGGGACATTACCAGCATTGATTGCTTTGATCTTATATGCATTATTACCCATCTTTCAAAGTACCTATATTGGCTTAGCAGAGATTGATCCGTCAATTGAAGAAGCTGCGGTTGCTTTTGGCATGTCGCGTTTTAGAAGATTGATCAAAGTAGAATTACCCATTGCACTTCCTGTAATCATCTCAGGAATTCGAACAGCTTTAGTGTTGATCATCGGGACGGCAACATTAGCTGCATTGATCGGTGCTGGTGGACTAGGAACGTTTATCTTACTAGGGATCGATCGGAATACACCGGTATTAACATTGATCGGGGCGATCAGCTCTGCGCTATTAGCGATCATTTTCAGTAGTTTGATCCGTTTACTACAACATCTGAGACCACGTTATACAATGCTTGTATTAGGGTTGATCTTGACTGTGGTCGCCGGGGCTTCCATTTATCAGACCAGCTTCTTTAAGCAAGAAAAAATCACGATTGCTGGTAAACTCGGTGCCGAACCAGATATCTTGATCCAAATGTATAAAGGACTGATTGAAGAAGAAACTGACGCGGAAGTCGAGTTAAAACCTAATTTCGGGAAAACGAGTTTCTTATTCAGTGCTTTAGAAAATCAACAAATCGATATCTACCCGGAATTTACAGGAACAGTATTGGAGAGTTTAGTTCAAGTTCCAGATACATTAAGGGAGAAAAAATTAACAAAAGAGGAAACCTATCAAGAAGCCAATAAACTGTTGAGTGAACAGTTCTCAATGACACTATTAAAACCAATGGCATACCAAAACACCTATGCACTTGCTGTGAAACGTGACTTTGCAGAAGAAAATCAGTTGCGTACGATCTCTGATCTAGCTAAAATTGAAAATCAAATCAGAGCAGGTTTCACTTTAGAGTTTATTGACCGTGCAGATGGCTATAAAGGAATACAAGAGCTTTACCAATTGGACTTCCTTAGCGTTCAAAGTATGGAGCCAAGTTTACGCTATCAAGCAATAAATAATGGTGACGTGAATGTCGTTGATGCCTATTCGACCGACAGTGAATTAAAGCAATATGATTTAATCGTTCTGGAAGATGATCGCGGCTTGTTCCCAACTTATCAAGGTGCACCATTGATGAATGAAGATTTTGCAAATGAACATCCGGAAGTTGTGACTGCTTTAGAAAAGCTTAGCGGAAAAATCACGGAAGAACAGATGCAAACGATGAATTATCAAGTAAATGTCGAGAAAAAACAACCTGCTGAAGTCGCACGACAATTTCTAGTTGACCAAGGATTGGTGAAGGAGGGAAATAATTGA